A region of Streptomyces sp. R44 DNA encodes the following proteins:
- the mmsA gene encoding CoA-acylating methylmalonate-semialdehyde dehydrogenase gives MTKTVHHWIGGKTVEGTSGNWGPVTDPATGAVTTKVALASVDEVDAAVAAAKDAFATWGTSSLAQRTTILFKFRALLDANRDAIAELIVAEHGKVHSDALGEVARGLEIVDLACGITTQLKGELSTQVSNRVDVASIRQPVGVVAGITPFNFPAMVPMWMFPIAIATGNTFILKPSEKDPSPSLKIAELLAEAGLPDGVFNVLHGDKVAVDRLLEHPDVSAISFVGSTPIARYIHTTASANGKRVQALGGAKNHMLVLPDADLDAAADAAVSAAYGSAGERCMAISAVVAVGAIGDELVQKIRERAEKIKIGPGTDPTSEMGPLITAVHRDKVASYVKGAADEGCEVVLDGTGYTVDGHENGHWIGLSLLDHVPTSAKAYQDEIFGPVLCVLRAESYEEGLALINASPFGNGTAIFTRDGGAARRFQLEVEAGMVGVNVPIPVPVGYHSFGGWKDSLFGDHHIYGNDGVHFYTRGKVVTTRWPDPSEAPAGVDLGFPRNH, from the coding sequence ATGACGAAGACCGTCCACCACTGGATCGGTGGCAAGACCGTCGAGGGCACGTCGGGCAACTGGGGCCCGGTCACCGACCCGGCCACCGGCGCCGTCACCACCAAGGTCGCGCTCGCCTCCGTCGACGAGGTCGACGCCGCCGTCGCCGCCGCGAAGGACGCCTTCGCGACCTGGGGCACCTCCTCGCTCGCCCAGCGCACCACGATCCTCTTCAAGTTCCGCGCGCTGCTCGACGCCAACCGCGACGCGATCGCCGAGCTGATCGTCGCCGAGCACGGCAAGGTCCACTCCGACGCGCTCGGCGAGGTCGCCCGCGGCCTGGAGATCGTCGACCTGGCCTGCGGCATCACCACCCAGCTCAAGGGCGAGCTGTCCACCCAGGTCTCCAACCGCGTGGACGTGGCCTCCATCCGCCAGCCCGTCGGCGTCGTCGCCGGCATCACGCCCTTCAACTTCCCGGCCATGGTGCCGATGTGGATGTTCCCGATCGCCATCGCGACCGGCAACACCTTCATCCTCAAGCCCAGCGAGAAGGACCCCTCGCCGTCCCTGAAGATCGCCGAGCTGCTCGCCGAGGCGGGCCTCCCCGACGGCGTCTTCAACGTCCTGCACGGCGACAAGGTGGCCGTCGACCGCCTCCTGGAGCACCCGGACGTCTCCGCGATCTCCTTCGTCGGCTCCACCCCGATCGCCCGCTACATCCACACCACCGCCTCCGCCAACGGCAAGCGCGTCCAGGCGCTCGGCGGCGCGAAGAACCACATGCTGGTCCTCCCGGACGCCGACCTCGACGCCGCCGCCGACGCGGCCGTCTCCGCGGCCTACGGCTCCGCCGGCGAGCGCTGCATGGCGATCTCCGCCGTCGTCGCGGTCGGCGCCATCGGCGACGAGCTGGTGCAGAAGATCCGCGAGCGCGCCGAGAAGATCAAGATCGGTCCCGGCACCGACCCGACCTCCGAGATGGGCCCGCTCATCACGGCCGTCCACCGCGACAAGGTCGCCTCCTACGTGAAGGGCGCGGCGGACGAGGGCTGCGAGGTCGTCCTCGACGGCACCGGCTACACCGTCGACGGCCACGAGAACGGCCACTGGATCGGCCTGTCCCTCCTGGACCACGTCCCGACCTCGGCCAAGGCCTACCAGGACGAGATCTTCGGCCCGGTGCTCTGCGTGCTGCGCGCCGAGTCGTACGAGGAGGGCCTGGCCCTCATCAACGCCTCGCCGTTCGGCAACGGCACCGCGATCTTCACCCGCGACGGCGGCGCCGCCCGCCGCTTCCAGCTGGAGGTCGAGGCCGGCATGGTCGGCGTGAACGTGCCGATCCCGGTGCCGGTGGGCTACCACTCCTTCGGCGGCTGGAAGGACTCGCTCTTCGGCGACCACCACATCTACGGCAACGACGGCGTGCACTTCTACACCCGCGGCAAGGTCGTCACCACCCGCTGGCCGGACCCGTCCGAGGCCCCCGCGGGCGTCGACCTGGGCTTCCCGCGCAACCACTGA
- a CDS encoding helix-turn-helix transcriptional regulator, with protein sequence MTDSRLWSYKDIAAHIKVQPDTVRSYRKHGLLPAPDHVESGKPYWYVDTIRAWVAGRPGNRARRD encoded by the coding sequence ATGACGGACAGCAGGCTCTGGTCGTACAAGGACATCGCCGCACACATCAAGGTGCAGCCCGACACGGTCCGCTCCTACCGGAAGCACGGGCTTCTTCCGGCGCCGGACCACGTGGAGTCGGGCAAGCCCTACTGGTACGTGGACACGATCCGCGCCTGGGTCGCCGGCCGCCCCGGCAACCGGGCCCGCCGCGACTGA
- the iolB gene encoding 5-deoxy-glucuronate isomerase codes for MNPAPSSLHLPAGTAAHGPYAVSVDPERAGWTYSALRVLALGPGEIHSFESGDSEWVVLPLSGACSVRVDGEILELLGRTSVFDGVTDFAYVPRDAHAQIASGAGGRFALAGAKCERRLPARYGPAPEVPVETRGSGNRARSVRNFASADAFDCDRLIAVEVVTPGGNWSSYPPHKHDEHRPGTESVLEEIYYYEIAGPHGLAYQRISPSRPGGAELLSEVRGGDAVLVPDGWHGPSIAQPGHDLYYLNVMAGPGPEREWRICFHPDHTEGYA; via the coding sequence ATGAACCCCGCTCCCTCCTCCCTCCACCTCCCCGCCGGGACTGCCGCCCACGGCCCGTACGCCGTCTCCGTCGACCCCGAACGGGCCGGATGGACGTACTCCGCCCTGCGCGTCCTCGCCCTCGGACCGGGGGAGATCCACTCCTTCGAGAGCGGGGATTCCGAATGGGTCGTGCTTCCCCTCTCCGGTGCCTGTAGCGTGCGCGTCGACGGCGAGATCCTCGAACTCCTGGGCCGCACGAGCGTGTTCGACGGGGTGACCGACTTCGCCTACGTACCCCGCGACGCCCACGCCCAGATCGCCTCCGGCGCGGGAGGCCGCTTCGCTTTGGCAGGAGCGAAGTGCGAGCGACGACTCCCCGCCCGCTACGGCCCCGCGCCGGAGGTTCCCGTCGAGACCCGCGGCAGCGGAAACCGCGCCCGCAGCGTGCGGAACTTCGCCTCGGCCGACGCCTTCGACTGCGACCGGCTCATCGCCGTCGAGGTCGTCACGCCCGGCGGGAACTGGTCCTCCTACCCGCCGCACAAGCACGACGAGCACCGCCCGGGCACCGAGTCCGTCCTGGAGGAGATCTACTACTACGAGATCGCCGGCCCCCACGGCCTCGCCTACCAGCGGATCTCGCCCTCCCGGCCGGGCGGCGCCGAGCTCCTCTCCGAGGTCCGGGGCGGCGACGCGGTCCTCGTCCCCGACGGCTGGCACGGGCCCTCGATCGCCCAGCCGGGGCACGACCTCTACTACCTCAACGTCATGGCGGGTCCGGGCCCCGAAAGGGAGTGGAGGATCTGCTTCCACCCGGACCACACGGAGGGATACGCATGA
- a CDS encoding sugar phosphate isomerase/epimerase family protein has translation MTKPSPQPSPPSRIRIGSAPDSWGVWFPDDPRQVPWQRFLDEVSGAGYGWIELGPYGYLPTDPAVLAEETARRGLRVSAGTVFTGLHRGPDVWDRTWAHVAENAALAQAMGAEHLVVIPSFWRDDRTGEVLEEATLTAGQWRDLTRLTERLGREVRERYGLRIVVHPHADTHIDGEESVTRFLDATDPDAVALCLDTGHYAYAGGDSVKLIETYGERIGYLHLKQVDPEVLAGVVAEGVPFGPAVARGVMCEPPSGVPALEPVLAAASALDVDLFAIVEQDMYPCEPDVPYPIALRTRRFLRSCGV, from the coding sequence ATGACGAAGCCGTCGCCGCAGCCGTCGCCACCGTCCCGTATCCGTATCGGCTCCGCCCCCGACTCGTGGGGGGTGTGGTTCCCCGACGATCCCCGGCAGGTGCCGTGGCAGCGGTTCCTCGACGAGGTGTCGGGCGCCGGATACGGCTGGATCGAGCTCGGTCCGTACGGCTATCTGCCCACCGATCCGGCCGTCCTCGCGGAGGAGACCGCGCGGCGCGGCCTGCGGGTCTCGGCGGGGACGGTCTTCACCGGGCTGCACCGCGGCCCGGACGTCTGGGACCGGACCTGGGCGCACGTCGCGGAGAACGCCGCCCTCGCGCAGGCCATGGGCGCGGAGCATCTGGTCGTCATCCCGTCGTTCTGGCGGGACGACAGGACCGGCGAGGTCCTGGAGGAGGCCACGCTCACCGCCGGGCAGTGGCGGGATCTGACCCGGCTGACGGAGCGTCTGGGCCGGGAGGTGCGCGAGCGGTACGGGCTGCGGATCGTCGTCCATCCGCATGCCGACACCCACATCGACGGCGAGGAGAGCGTGACGCGCTTCCTCGACGCCACCGATCCGGACGCGGTCGCGCTCTGCCTGGACACCGGGCACTACGCGTACGCCGGCGGGGACAGCGTCAAGCTGATCGAGACGTACGGGGAGCGGATCGGGTACCTCCACCTCAAGCAGGTCGACCCGGAGGTCCTGGCCGGGGTGGTGGCCGAGGGGGTGCCGTTCGGTCCGGCGGTGGCGCGGGGCGTGATGTGCGAGCCGCCGTCCGGGGTGCCCGCGCTCGAACCGGTGCTCGCCGCCGCGTCGGCGCTCGACGTGGACCTCTTCGCGATCGTCGAGCAGGACATGTACCCGTGCGAGCCCGACGTGCCGTACCCGATCGCCCTGCGGACCCGGCGCTTTCTCCGCTCGTGCGGCGTGTGA
- the iolD gene encoding 3D-(3,5/4)-trihydroxycyclohexane-1,2-dione acylhydrolase (decyclizing): MRLTVAQALVRFLAAQHTERDGVRRRLITATWGIFGHGNVAGIGQALVEEEGMPFHQGRNEQAMVHAAVGYARQSNRLSAHAVTTSIGPGATNLVTGAALATINHLPVLLLPGDTFAGRPADPVLQQLQVPYAGDVSVNDCLRPVSKYFDRVTRPDALIPAALAAVRVLADPVETGAVTLALPQDVQAEAYDWPEEFFAERTWPVRRPRPDTDELDAAVHAVRTAKRPLIIAGGGVRYSGAEDALRAFAERTGLPVATTQAGKGVLPYDHPCEVGGIGHTGTDTANTLARTGDLIIGVGTRHTDFTTASGTLFRPDTRFLNLNITGFDAHKQAALPLVADAREGLTALTEALGAHRRTRADWFPSKAAWQERTDAAYAVPDEDARPTQTQVLGVLDTLVDPSDILINAAGSLPGDLHKLWRTRSRDQYHVEYGYSCMGYEIPAAIGVLLAAPGRPVWALVGDGTYLMNPTEIVTAVQERLPLKLVILQNHGYASIGGLSEAVGAERYGTDYRHRAADGSFTGPPLPVDLGANAASLGLRVLRPRTVRDLREALADARAATDPTCVYVETETADSVSGPPPAQAWWDVPVAETSTRPSAVKAREEYDRHVTARRRHL, encoded by the coding sequence ATGAGACTCACCGTCGCGCAGGCCCTCGTCCGCTTCCTCGCCGCCCAGCACACCGAGCGCGACGGCGTCCGCCGGCGGCTGATCACCGCCACCTGGGGCATCTTCGGCCACGGGAACGTCGCCGGGATCGGGCAGGCGCTGGTCGAGGAGGAGGGCATGCCCTTCCACCAGGGCCGCAACGAGCAGGCCATGGTGCACGCCGCCGTCGGCTACGCCCGCCAGAGCAACCGGCTCTCCGCGCACGCCGTCACCACCTCCATCGGCCCCGGCGCCACCAACCTCGTCACCGGCGCCGCCCTCGCCACCATCAACCACCTCCCCGTGCTGCTGCTGCCCGGCGACACCTTCGCCGGCCGCCCCGCCGACCCCGTCCTGCAGCAGCTCCAGGTCCCGTACGCGGGCGACGTGTCCGTCAACGACTGCCTCCGCCCGGTCTCGAAGTACTTCGACCGGGTGACCCGCCCCGACGCCCTCATCCCGGCCGCCCTCGCCGCCGTACGGGTGCTCGCCGACCCCGTCGAGACCGGCGCCGTGACCCTCGCCCTGCCCCAGGACGTCCAGGCCGAGGCGTACGACTGGCCCGAGGAGTTCTTCGCCGAGCGCACCTGGCCCGTCCGCCGCCCCCGCCCCGACACGGACGAGCTCGACGCCGCCGTCCACGCCGTGCGGACGGCGAAACGACCGCTGATCATCGCGGGCGGCGGAGTGAGGTACAGCGGCGCCGAGGACGCGCTGCGCGCGTTCGCCGAGCGCACCGGCCTGCCCGTCGCCACCACCCAGGCCGGCAAGGGCGTCCTCCCGTACGACCACCCCTGCGAGGTCGGCGGCATCGGCCACACCGGCACCGACACCGCGAACACCCTCGCGCGCACCGGCGACCTGATCATCGGCGTCGGCACCCGCCACACCGACTTCACCACCGCGTCCGGCACCCTCTTCCGCCCCGACACCCGCTTCCTCAACCTCAACATCACCGGCTTCGACGCCCACAAACAGGCCGCGCTGCCCCTCGTCGCCGACGCCCGAGAGGGCCTCACCGCGCTCACCGAGGCGCTCGGCGCCCACCGGCGGACCCGGGCCGACTGGTTCCCCTCGAAGGCCGCCTGGCAGGAGCGGACCGACGCCGCGTACGCCGTCCCCGACGAGGACGCCCGCCCCACCCAGACCCAGGTCCTCGGCGTACTCGACACTCTGGTCGACCCGAGCGACATCCTGATCAACGCCGCCGGCTCGCTCCCCGGCGACCTGCACAAGCTCTGGCGGACCCGCTCCCGGGACCAGTACCACGTCGAGTACGGGTACTCCTGCATGGGCTACGAGATCCCCGCCGCGATCGGCGTCCTCCTCGCCGCGCCCGGCCGGCCCGTCTGGGCGCTCGTCGGCGACGGTACATACTTGATGAATCCCACCGAAATCGTCACCGCCGTGCAGGAACGGCTCCCACTGAAACTGGTGATTCTGCAGAACCACGGGTACGCCTCCATCGGCGGGCTCTCCGAGGCCGTCGGCGCCGAGCGGTACGGCACCGACTACCGCCACCGGGCGGCGGACGGCAGCTTCACCGGACCGCCGCTCCCCGTCGACCTCGGCGCCAACGCCGCCTCCCTCGGCCTGCGGGTCCTGCGCCCCCGCACCGTGCGTGACCTGCGGGAAGCCCTCGCGGACGCGCGGGCGGCCACGGATCCCACATGTGTCTACGTCGAGACCGAAACGGCAGACAGTGTGTCGGGCCCGCCCCCGGCCCAGGCGTGGTGGGATGTGCCCGTGGCCGAGACGTCGACCCGCCCGTCGGCGGTCAAGGCCCGCGAGGAGTACGACCGGCACGTCACCGCCCGACGCCGCCATCTCTGA
- the iolC gene encoding 5-dehydro-2-deoxygluconokinase, translating to MGRLGVDLYPLQTGVGLDRVDTFRKFLGGSAANVAVAAARLGRRTALISRTGADPFGSYLRRELKGFDVDDRWVTEVDSHPTPVTFCALFPPDDFPLYFYRRPHAPDLEIRAHELDLDAIRAARVFWATGTGLCAEPSRTATLEALRARSGRETTVLDLDWRPMFWTDPAAARPYYAEALRHATVAVGNLDECEVATGEREPEAAARALLATGAVRLAVVKQGPAGVLALGADGTRAEVPPLPVEVVNGLGAGDAFGGALVDGLLAGRDLDTVLRRANAAGAIVAGRLACSSAMPDATEITEALATGTGTLPEKTGTGTLPEKG from the coding sequence ATGGGGCGCCTCGGCGTGGACCTGTACCCGCTCCAGACCGGCGTCGGGCTCGACCGGGTCGACACCTTCCGCAAGTTCCTCGGCGGCTCCGCGGCCAACGTGGCCGTCGCCGCCGCCCGCCTCGGCCGCCGCACCGCGCTGATCTCCCGCACCGGCGCCGACCCCTTCGGCAGCTACCTCCGCCGCGAGCTCAAGGGCTTCGACGTCGACGACCGCTGGGTGACGGAGGTCGACAGCCACCCCACCCCCGTCACCTTCTGCGCGCTCTTCCCGCCCGACGACTTCCCGCTGTACTTCTACCGCCGCCCGCACGCCCCCGACCTGGAGATCCGGGCGCACGAGCTGGACCTCGACGCGATCCGCGCCGCCCGGGTCTTCTGGGCGACCGGCACGGGCCTGTGCGCCGAACCCAGCCGCACCGCCACCCTGGAGGCGCTCCGCGCCCGGTCCGGCCGGGAGACGACGGTCCTCGACCTGGACTGGCGGCCGATGTTCTGGACGGACCCGGCGGCTGCCCGCCCGTACTACGCCGAGGCGCTGCGGCACGCGACCGTCGCCGTCGGCAACCTCGACGAGTGCGAGGTCGCCACGGGGGAGCGGGAACCGGAGGCCGCCGCCCGCGCCCTCCTCGCGACCGGCGCGGTCCGGCTCGCCGTCGTCAAACAGGGCCCCGCGGGCGTCCTCGCGCTCGGCGCCGACGGGACCCGTGCCGAGGTGCCGCCGCTGCCGGTCGAGGTCGTCAACGGGCTCGGCGCGGGCGACGCGTTCGGCGGGGCGCTGGTCGACGGGCTGCTCGCCGGCCGGGACCTGGACACCGTCCTGCGCCGTGCCAACGCCGCGGGCGCGATCGTCGCGGGCCGCCTCGCCTGCTCGTCCGCGATGCCGGACGCCACGGAGATCACGGAAGCCCTCGCGACCGGCACGGGAACGCTCCCGGAGAAGACGGGCACGGGAACGCTCCCGGAGAAGGGGTAG